CTGCTTCACCTTTTCATTAGCCAACAATATTTATCATTTTGCAACTTTAATATTAAAGAAATTCATACAAAAATCTGATAAATTAAGGCCGTGAGTTTAAAGATAGTAACAAAATGGTTATTCAAGAGTAAGATGAATTGTTAGGTTGAAACTCTCTAGCTCCAATGAAACTATGAACAGAAACATTAAACAAGTtcaatatattaatgtattttATAATATTAACACTAAGCATACTCTTACAAGCAGAATTTAGCGATGATGTTCTACAAATTTTCATCAAATGAGCACAAGAATGCTATCAAATTGGttaaaagaataaataacaGAAGATAAAATTGTACaaagcaaaataaaagaaattaaataaattgCAAGAGTAACAGATACAAACTAATTATATAATTCAAACAAAATAAGAAGTATTTGAATAAAGAGAAAATATATATGTGGTACCTTTAGAAACTCCTGGGCTTCTCTTTCAGTCTTCCCAGAATTAACTAAATTCCAGAAACAGGTATTGTATTGATTGTTAATGTGACCTACAAAATACGAGGAGAAATGAAGTCACAATAGCTTATGTTTTTGTAATACAGTACATTGAGTTTTCAGATACGTGTTTACAGTAGTAATAACCATATTAAAGACTGTTCTAATTGGTAAAGCATGCTTtccatgcatacatgcatatatggaTGCATGTGCATGCATTTCAAGTTCTTGGAATGAGGAAGCATTCAATTATGTGGCACTTACAGTCTACTTGCCTCCATGCAAGATAATCTTGGATGATCTTTGCTTTTGGAAAACATATAACTCGCCCATCAAAAGAAGGTGGTGCTTTCAATTCTTTGTCGGGAAAGAACTCTTTCCACTTCATTACATACAGAGAGGTGAAATATGATACACTGAGGGAAAGtattttgctgcattctcatcAAACAAGAGCATTTCATCATTGTCATAGGACATTTTCAACTTTAGAACCTTTGATCATCTATATCAACTATTATTTTATAGCATAAATCTTTGAATCTTTAGGTCTTGCACATTAAAGTGAGAGAGTAGAGAACCTTGCCCTTCTTTGGTAAAACTGAGTTGTCTCCTTCAAGACAAAGCTGCACAAAAGACATATCAGAGTAATAAGCTTCAGATGGTGTATAGACAAAGTGATACAAGACATCTGTTGGCAGTATCAGGATATGCCATCTTCTTTAAGTAACTATCCCTCTGCATGGTTGTAGTTCAATTCAAACACAGCTAGCCAGATATCATGTGAGGGACATTTGTTATGTAGTTCCACTCACAGGGCTGGCTCTCTGTTGGAGAAGGGACCAGACTTACCAATGCCTTTCTTGCTGCACCACGTAGGAAGGAGCATATTGGGATATGGAGAAGCAATGGGGAATCCTACAGCTCTCTTTGGAGCATTTTGCAATAAATAATTCAGGCCAGTGAATCAACTGATGGAAGAATTTTACAGAGGCTTAATAAGAAAGATCATCACTGGCATGACAATGGTTGTTTGTCGTTGTATCATTATATGAGAGAATTTTTTGGATCAAGTAAAGGTCATACCTATATTCATCACTGACACCGTAAGCAAAAACTATGTCAGGAAAGTGCTCTAGCATAGACACTGCACATGAATTCATTAAATTCAAAGCATTCTTATCATTGGGCTTCTCAAACTCATGGTCTGCAGAAAACCTATGGAACATTAGATCAGCATTAGATACAGTACAAAAATGTAATAAAGGGAGGTGGATGCAAAAGCATTAGAAGCTAACCAACTTAGTAGCACAGGCTTCATAAACCCTACCCTACCTAATAAATAAAAACAAGTGCTCTATTCTAAAACAAGGTTGCATTTTGCAAATACTGGATAATTTATATGTGGGTTGGTAGTGAATAGATTTAAGCTATTGTTAGCCCACCATGTCAAGCACACGAGTCAGGATATGACATTAAAGTTCACTACAACACTAACAAAGAGAAATCTGAATATACGATGGTGTTCATTTCAGGGTAAATAGTTTAACTGCTaatagaatgaggatatttacgTCTTAGATAAACAAAGCATTCAGACAACATAAAAGTGAAAGGTATATAGAAGTAAACCTGCATActgaaatgagaagaggaatTAATAAATTCCTGCACAATCTTATCATGTTCTGATGAACCAACTCCATAAAAAATTACCATTGCAAGATTCCCAACAGAAGACTAAACAAAACTAGATCATAGAAGCAAATCTTGCATAATAAATGATAAGCAGACTTATTAAAGTTCTACATTAACAAACTGACACTAGAAAGAAATACCTTTGCCTGACTCTCAACAGAAAACTAATGAAGCTACACCCAAGGTATAGAAAAGCTCCACTTATGAACACCTATGAAGACACTTATTAAGATAGGCTGACAATATAATGACATACGCTAAGATATTTtaactttcaaaaaataaagcTTATATGAACCAATACTTGGCTAAGAAGTTGTTTCTGAATGTGGTTAATTGAGCATGTCAGTATATCATCTCAAAACTGGAGAATTAGACATTTAAGATCCACATCAAATCTTGTCAGAAATGCAAACCTACTCAACTGTAGATAATATACTACTGGAAGATATGCTTGAGCCCTAACAGCAGTGAATATATGTCCATGGTTCAGCAAACTTTATATGCTTTTTACCAAACTTTCCTCCATAAATCACTGTTTGCAGAACATTTTGCTTAAAACAATATGAATCACCCAGAACTGTTTCAGAATTTAACAACAGTTATATAGCATTTTGGACCATTTTGGACAGAATTAGTGGATCCTTACATTTTTATGCAAAAGCTTTCAATAAGTTTTTTCCCCACTTCATCAGAACAGCAGTGTACCGAGTTAGCATTCACGTAATAAAATCTTCCGTGATTTGCACATTGTTCTTCTTCCCACATTCACACTTTTAAACTATCTATAACCCATCAAATTACAAAATGTAGATCTCATTGTACTCAATCTGGCtttaaaaacataatttacAAAACCTTGAATTCCTAAATAGTTAATGTAATGACTCTCTACGTGAGAAAGGATTGAGTGCTCACCGATGAAAATGGCATCCATCTATTCTAACAACAATCCAGTTGCAAGGCGGCAGCCTATCATCATCTTCAAATTTCTTCACGTACTCATATTTACTATTTGCCATTTCACGAAACAACACCTAAaagacatcatcatcatccaaccaAAATCTAAATATTACGAACATacaattattcaaatatgatatCTTCATAATACCATAGTTTCTAAAAAGAAAGGCTACAATAGACAACCAAGAGGAAATTGAAATACCATACACTTGCATATATATGTCCATTTTAATTAGATGAACAAGTCTAGAGGCCAGATGCGATAATGGAGTGACCGGGGttgattagagagagagaggatccaTTCTTTAAAAAGAGCAGAGAGggaaaagagaaaggaagggaTGGAGAAGCGATAGGGATAAACCTAAGTGGGATCCGCGGGATagaagagaaaaggagagagaccCTCGTAGTGGCTGGAGGATGAACTGATACCTGGCCGTGGAGACGATGGCGCGATGAATAGCCGCGGGAATAGTAGCAGtgcgaagagagggagagagagagcgagaaagACGGGGAAAAGGAGCTGGAGGTGGAAGAAGAACGAGGTGAGGCTCGGcatagggtttagggtttagtcgAAGGAGAATCCATTGAGGCCCAAAACCCAGACCGGCCCATGACGATAGATTTCATTTAATTGTACCGGACTCTTTCATAAAACCCTCATTGACtaatataacaaaaaaaaaaattgctatatAGATTTATCAGCCTGAGTGGATGCTTGTGCCAATAGCATCCTGGGCTATGGTCCGAAATAAGTAATATCAGTATCGGGGCTATTATAGATCACAACTTTTATTAGTTATGCATGCCCTCGCCGAAAATACTAAGGTCAAAAAAGACTTAGGCACATAGATTGATCCTCCTCTTTTGAGTAGAAGCCAATAAGATTTGATCGGAGAGGTTTCAcattaactaataaaaaaagATGCCATGTAGGTTTATTAGTCCTTCTCTCAATAGCTCAAGCTTTTAGGCTATGAGTACGTGACACTAGGCACATTCTCATTAGTGCCACGTATCTTGGTGTTTGCAATTCGaactttatttttttgtctttttttctaATGCACTGCTAATATTTATCTTGTTTCTAAATGGAAATGAGCATTTTTGAAATGTTTTTGGTGCTAAATAATGTGAATTTGCGCAAAGCTTTGAACAACCAATATTGATGCAATTTTTGTTCCAATTGTTATTGCCATTATTTGGATTCGTTACACTAAAAAATTGATAACTTGAAAATAAAAGTATCTACTTTTGCAATTGACCAAGAATAAAAGAACATTGTtctaatatattttttcaatgaaaaatgtaaaaataaatagtttccaCGAGGGAAAGATTGGAACATTTAAAAAGttctgttgatgatattataagATTGATCTTGCAATACCAATTTATTAGATTATCAATAAATCATCTCACCTCCTAAAATAATTGGTGACGTTGGCCATTCCCCATTTTCTCATTAATCCCTCTTGCAACAAGAAAACATGATTGCCGTACATATGCATTAGCATGATATatttcttttcatatttctttATACCTAGTAAAAAACT
The Phoenix dactylifera cultivar Barhee BC4 chromosome 3, palm_55x_up_171113_PBpolish2nd_filt_p, whole genome shotgun sequence DNA segment above includes these coding regions:
- the LOC103706302 gene encoding tRNA(His) guanylyltransferase 1, coding for MANSKYEYVKKFEDDDRLPPCNWIVVRIDGCHFHRFSADHEFEKPNDKNALNLMNSCAVSMLEHFPDIVFAYGVSDEYSFVLKETTQFYQRRASKILSLSVSYFTSLYVMKWKEFFPDKELKAPPSFDGRVICFPKAKIIQDYLAWRQVDCHINNQYNTCFWNLVNSGKTEREAQEFLKGTQSKDKNELLFQQFGINYNDLPAMFRKGSCVYRDKVEETAKLDKGGNSIKRTRNKVVLAHIDIIGPKFWSEHQYILEEE